DNA from Spartinivicinus poritis:
TCATCCCACTCAGCATAATTACCGAGCTCTAAATAATTCACAATTTCAGCAATGGCCTCAGTGTGACGACCTGCTTCCTGACGAATATCCAATTTAACTAAATGCAGACCAAAGCAATATGCTCGATATAATGTGTCTAGTATGGGGCCATTTGCAATGATTTCCATGCCACAATCAACCAATGACTGATAGCATAACTCTAATGGCTGAATTAACGCTTGATCATCAAGCAATACATCTTCGCTTGGGTTTACTGATGCATCTAATGATTGCTCAGCCCATAGTAATGTAGCTTTTAAACGCTGTTTTAATTGTTTTAGTAGAGCACGATAAGGCTCATTAGCATCTCCCACTTCAGCACGTAATGGTTCACTGCAAACCACCATTGATAGCTCATCAATTAACAGCTGAATATCTCTTAAGTATAAATCTGCAGCCATCCAGCGAGATAACAGCAACACCTCAGCCGTGACCTTGGCAGTTACATTGGGATTACCATCTCTATCCCCTCCCATCCAAGAAGCAAATCGAATAGGAATAACCTGCTTTGTCAGCTTTATATCGAGTACTGTTTCCAACTCTTTAGTTAACACCCGACAAAAAGCAGGTACCGCTGACCACAATGAGTTTTCAATCGTTGCAAATCCCCACTTAGCTTCATCTACAGGAGTAGGACGATGTTGTCGAATTTCATTAGTATGCCAGGCTTGGCTAATTAATTGAGCTAGTCGGTTGTGTATGCTTTCCTGCTTTGCTGAATCACCATCATTATCTTTTTCTGCTAAACAATCTGAAATTGCTTCATGCTTTTTAATTAATGTACGGCGAGTGACTTCTGTTGGATGAGCAGTTAACACCAGCTCAATTGCCATTTGCTCAATAGCTTCAGTGATAATCTGCTTATTCAGGGGCTGAGATTTAAGCTTTTGCAATAATGCATTGATGGGGTTAGCTTGAATGGTTTCATCTTGATAAAAGGGTGAAATGGTATGATATTGTTCTGCAATATTAGCTAAATTGAGAAACTGACTAAATGCACGGGCTAATGGCAAAAGCTCATCATCACTCAATTGCTGTAGTGCTTCACCTAACGCTTGATGATCAGGCGCTCCTTCAGCACGCTCAGATTTGGATAACTGTCTAATCCACTCAACTTTACCTAAAAACTCATCACCTAAGTCATTTTTTATTGTCTGGCCAAGAAACTCACCCAGCAAATGAACATCATTCCACAGTGCAGCCTGTGAATCATTCATTAAATTCTCCTATTTGTTACTCGCTTATAGGGTTACACTTTTTGACATACATTAAAAGTCACATACATTAGTTTTGATTATTTTCTTTCGCTTGGTTCCATAACCAATCCATTTCACTTAATGTCGCGTCCATTAATGTTTTATTTTGCTTAGTTAATTGCTGCTCTATCCAGCTAAACCGCTTAATAAACTTATTATTGGTTTGTTCCAAAGCTTGCTCAGGATTAACTTTAAGGTGCCGCGCCAGATTTACACAACAAAACAACAAGTCTCCTAACTCAGCTTCAATATTTTGCTGGTTATCTGCTTCAAGTTCAGTTTCTAGCTCAGCCAGCTCTTCTTTAAGCTTGGCTAATACCAGTTTAACCTCATCCCAATCAAACCCTGTTTTTGCAGCTTGCTTTTGCAATTTATAGGCTTTTATTAATGCTGGCAGCCCAACAGGCACTTCATCAATAAAAAACTGCTCTTGTTTTTTATTTGCCGACGCGGCAGCTTGTTGTTTTTCTATTGTTTTAATTTTTTCCCAGTTAACTGCTATTTGTTGCTCATTAATACCCTCATCTGGTTTACGCTGAGAGCTTAATGTCCCTTCAGGAAAAACATGCGGATGACGCCTGATAAGTTTTTCTACTAGTCGACTCACAATACTATCAAAATTAAACCGTGACTCTTCTTGGGCTAACTGAGCATAGAAAATGACTTGAAAAAGCAAATCCCCCAACTCTTCTTCTAAGTGATCATAATCTTGTTTAGCTATCGCATCTGCAACTTCATAAGCCTCTTCAATAGTATGCGGGACAATTGTCCGGTAGCTCTGCTTTATGTCCCATGGGCAACCTAGTTTTGGGTCTCGTAACCGCTGCATTAAATATAATAAATCTTCAGTTGTATACTTCATAGAGTCAACCAGGTTATATGACTAAGACTAATACGAGGCTTTTAAGGCATAATCCCTAAAAACCTCCTAGCAAGCCATATCTTTCATTTTTAGCACATTAGTGCTGCTTATCCCTAACCACTTCAATAACATTGGATACTTGATTAATTTTAGCTAACACCCTACCCAATGCCTGCAAACTACTTACTTCAATCGTTAGTTTCATCACAGCTAAATTATCATCTTTATCTGACTGAGTATTCACAGCTAACACATTGACTTTCTCATTCGCTAAAACAATCGTAATATCTCGCAACAAGCCAGACCGGTCGTAAGCTTTTATCAACACATTAACCGGGTAAATGTTTACTTGCTCACTAACCCAGCCAACTTCAATAAACCGCACAGGCTCCTTTTCTTGAAGCTGCAATGCCGTTGGACAATCTTGACGGTGAATGGTCACCCCCCTTCCAACAGTAATGTATCCCACAATATCATCGCCAGGTAGTGGGTGGCAGCAGCCAGCCATCTGAGTCAGTAAATTACCCACACCACTCACAATAACATCACTGTCTACAACTTTACTGTGCTGACTGGGGCGAGCTTTCAACTCAAATTCTTTAACGTCCTTAGGCTCTACTAGTTGCTGTGCGGCATTAATGACATGGTTTTGTTTTAAATCACCAGCACCGACTGCCGCATACATATCATCTGCCGTTTGATAGTTTACTTTACTGGCTAGCTCATCATAGTCTTCTATTTTTAACGCTAGTCGCTTAAGCTCTCGTTCAAGTTGGGCTCGACCAGCAAATATATTCTGCTCTCGATCCTGTTCTTTAAACCAATGGGTGATTTTAGCCCTAGCTCTTGATGTTGTAATATAACCCAAATTGGGATTTAACCAGTCCCTACTTGGGCTTGCTCCTGGGCCTGTTAAAATCTCAACTTGATCACCTGTTCGCAAGGTATGACTCAGTGGCACTATTCGCCCACCCACTTTAGCTCCACGACAGGTATTACCCACTTCAGTATGAATTCGGTAGGCAAAATCTATGGGTGTGGCTCCTAAAGACAAATCGACTACGTGACCATCTTTGGTAAACACATAAATACGATCAGGCTCAATATCAGCACGTAGTTGATCCGCAAGGTTCTCCATATCACCAATTTCTTCATGCCACTCGAGCACCTGCCTTAACCAGGCAATTTTTTCTTCATAGCTATCACTAGCAGAATTAATATCTGTGCCCTTATAAAGCCAGTGAGCACAAACTCCCTTTTCTGCTTCTTCATGCATATTGTAAGTACGGATTTGCACTTCAAGATTTTTGCCATCAGGGCCTATAACTGCCGTATGTAATGATCGATAGCCATTTTCTTTAGGGGTGGCGATATAGTCGTCAAATTCTTTGGGGATATGCTTCCATAGGGAATGGATAATACCTAATGTGGCATAGCAGTCTCTTACTTCAGGCACTAATACTCTGACTGCCCTGACATCATAAACTTCTCTAAACTCAATGCCTTTACGGCGCATTTTGCGCCAAATACTATAAATATGTTTTGCACGCCCAGTGATGTCGGATTCTATACCTGCTGCGGTGAGAGATGTTTTTAGTGCTTTTATTGCATTAGCAATATATTGCTCTCGATCTACCCGCCGCTCATCCAATAATCTGGCAATTTTTTTGTAATCTTGGGGCTTTAAGTAACGAAAAGAAAGGTCTTCCAGCTCCCACTTGATATAACCAATCCCCAATCGATGAGCCAAAGGAGCATAGATGTTAAATACTTCTTGAGCCACTCGTCGCCGCTTTTCTTTATCGGCATGTTTTACTGCTCTAATTGCACAGGTTCGCTCAGCCAGTTTAATCAACGCGACTCTTACATCGTCAATCACTGATACCAGCATCTTTCTTACTTTATCTAATTGGCCATGCTCCTGACCAAGCACTCTATTGCGGTTATGCATTTGTAAAGAGCTAATTGCCGCCATGCCTAACACACCTTCAATTAACTTGGCGACACGCCCTCCAAATTGCTCTTTAACCTTTTTAATCGGTAATTTATGTTCTCTAACTCCGCGATAGAGAATAGCGGCTATCAGGCTTTCCTGGTCGAGGTTTAATTCAGAAAGAATTTGTGCCATCTCCAGCCCAGTACGAAAGCTGCTGGCACCTTCAACCCAAATATTTTTTTCTGAGCTTGCTTCTAACTCCGCTTGTTTACTAATACTACAAGCCAGCTGAACCTGCCCCATATCTTTAATATTGGCATCCTGACCAAATCGAGACAGCCAGGCATCAATATTGACAGAACCATCTTCATGTATAGGGTGTTCTTCACGTACTTTAACCATGAGTGATCCACTGATCCGTTCTAGTGTTGCATTCTATAATGTAAGAATGCACCAGTAGCCTGTTTAACCATTACGAAAGCACTGTCTAAAAATCAATCAAATGAAAATCAACTGAGTAATATTAAAACTTTTGACTTAACCTCAGCGTATGTCATTCAAAACCACTTATTATAACTAGTGGAAATATATACAAAAGTCATAATGCACTTGGCTAATTTTTGTTACACCCATTGTTTTCATTTAAAAAGCGCCTGCTCATAATGCTACAGCTTATAAGACTACAGATAACTACATTAGTGCTTTGCCAAACAGCCTTCTTAGCGATAAGTTAATAGTTAAGTATTACAGGCAACCATATTAACTTATTTTTTGTCAATTATGACTAAGTAATGAGTATAAGTTTATTAAACGACTATTTAACAGGCAGGAGTTGCAGGTAGTTAATGCCATATTCTCGTAACGCTCAGTTACGAGAACACTATCAGGTATTATTTTGAACTAAATACACCAGTTGATAAATACCGATCACCTCGATCACAAATAATGGCAACAATCGTCGCATTTTCAACCTGCTGAGCTATTGTCAATGCAGCAGCTACTGCCCCACCTGAGGATACACCACAGAAGATACCCTCCTCTTGAGCCAGCCTACGCATTGTAACTTCTGCTTCCTGCTGAGTTATGTCCATTACCTGGTCAACACGCTCAGGTTCAAAAATAGTTGGTAAGTAAGCTTTTGGCCACCGGCGAATTCCTGGAATACTCGCCCCTTCAGCAGGCTGTAAACCAATAATTTGTACTGCTTGATTCTGCTCCTTTAAATAACGCGAGGTTCCCATTATAGTGCCAGTAGTTCCCATTGAGCTGATAAAGTGGGTGACTTCTCCTTGGGTTTGTTGCCATATTTCTGGGCCTGTTCCCAAATAATGTGCTAAAGGATTTGCTTTATTAGCAAATTGATTCAGCACTAAACCTTTACCTTCTCGCTCCATCTGTTCTGCCAAGTCACGTGCACCTTCCATCCCCTGCTCCTGACTGACACTAATTAGCTCTGCACCATAGGCCGACATTGCAGAGCGTCGCTCCTCACTCATATTGTCAGGCATAATTAACACCATTCGATAGCCTTTAATTGCAGCTGCCATCGCCAAAGCAATCCCTGTATTACCACTGGTTGCTTCAATAAGCGTATCACCCGGTTTAATGGCGCCCAGTCGCTCCGCTTCATTAATCATCATTAATGCAGGGCGGTCTTTGACTGAACCTGCTGGATTATTTCCCTCCAACTTAACAAGTACATTATTCGTAGTATTACCCGTCAACCGCTG
Protein-coding regions in this window:
- the cysM gene encoding cysteine synthase CysM produces the protein MAVNYPTIESLVGNTPLVRLQRLTGNTTNNVLVKLEGNNPAGSVKDRPALMMINEAERLGAIKPGDTLIEATSGNTGIALAMAAAIKGYRMVLIMPDNMSEERRSAMSAYGAELISVSQEQGMEGARDLAEQMEREGKGLVLNQFANKANPLAHYLGTGPEIWQQTQGEVTHFISSMGTTGTIMGTSRYLKEQNQAVQIIGLQPAEGASIPGIRRWPKAYLPTIFEPERVDQVMDITQQEAEVTMRRLAQEEGIFCGVSSGGAVAAALTIAQQVENATIVAIICDRGDRYLSTGVFSSK
- the mazG gene encoding nucleoside triphosphate pyrophosphohydrolase; translated protein: MKYTTEDLLYLMQRLRDPKLGCPWDIKQSYRTIVPHTIEEAYEVADAIAKQDYDHLEEELGDLLFQVIFYAQLAQEESRFNFDSIVSRLVEKLIRRHPHVFPEGTLSSQRKPDEGINEQQIAVNWEKIKTIEKQQAAASANKKQEQFFIDEVPVGLPALIKAYKLQKQAAKTGFDWDEVKLVLAKLKEELAELETELEADNQQNIEAELGDLLFCCVNLARHLKVNPEQALEQTNNKFIKRFSWIEQQLTKQNKTLMDATLSEMDWLWNQAKENNQN
- the relA gene encoding GTP diphosphokinase, whose amino-acid sequence is MVKVREEHPIHEDGSVNIDAWLSRFGQDANIKDMGQVQLACSISKQAELEASSEKNIWVEGASSFRTGLEMAQILSELNLDQESLIAAILYRGVREHKLPIKKVKEQFGGRVAKLIEGVLGMAAISSLQMHNRNRVLGQEHGQLDKVRKMLVSVIDDVRVALIKLAERTCAIRAVKHADKEKRRRVAQEVFNIYAPLAHRLGIGYIKWELEDLSFRYLKPQDYKKIARLLDERRVDREQYIANAIKALKTSLTAAGIESDITGRAKHIYSIWRKMRRKGIEFREVYDVRAVRVLVPEVRDCYATLGIIHSLWKHIPKEFDDYIATPKENGYRSLHTAVIGPDGKNLEVQIRTYNMHEEAEKGVCAHWLYKGTDINSASDSYEEKIAWLRQVLEWHEEIGDMENLADQLRADIEPDRIYVFTKDGHVVDLSLGATPIDFAYRIHTEVGNTCRGAKVGGRIVPLSHTLRTGDQVEILTGPGASPSRDWLNPNLGYITTSRARAKITHWFKEQDREQNIFAGRAQLERELKRLALKIEDYDELASKVNYQTADDMYAAVGAGDLKQNHVINAAQQLVEPKDVKEFELKARPSQHSKVVDSDVIVSGVGNLLTQMAGCCHPLPGDDIVGYITVGRGVTIHRQDCPTALQLQEKEPVRFIEVGWVSEQVNIYPVNVLIKAYDRSGLLRDITIVLANEKVNVLAVNTQSDKDDNLAVMKLTIEVSSLQALGRVLAKINQVSNVIEVVRDKQH